A region of the Clostridium estertheticum subsp. estertheticum genome:
GAGAAAAATAGTTAAAGAAGACTTAAGATTAGAAAGGTCAGTAGTTTCTAGAAAAGAAGCTTTAAAAATCATGGAAGATAAGGGAGAAATCTATAAAATAGAACTTATTAATGATTTGCCAGAAGGGGAAGAATTAGTTTTTTTTAAGCAAGGAGATTTTATAGAACTTTGCGCAGGACCTCATGTCTTATCAACTTTAAAGGTAAAAGCTTTTAAACTATTATCAGTTGCAGGGGCTTACTTTCGAGGTAATGAAAAAAATAAAATGCTTCAAAGAATATATGGGACAGCATTTGCGAGGAAAAGTGAACTTGATGAATATTTGAATATGCTTGAAGAGGCAAAGAAAAGGGATCATAGAAAACTTGGGAAAGAGCTAAAGTTATTTGCTTTAATGGATGAGGGACCAGGTTTTCCCTTCTTTCTCCCCAATGGCGTAGTTTTAAAAAACAAGTTAATTGAGTACTGGAGAGAAATTCATAAAAAGGCTGGTTATGTTGAGATAGAAACTCCGATGATATTAAACAAAGAACTTTGGGAAACATCAGGGCATTGGTCTCACTTTAAAGAGAATATGTATACTGTAAGCATTGATGATGAAGAATTTGCAATAAAACCAATGAACTGTCCAGGAGGAATGCTTGTATATAAATCAGAAACTCATTCATATAGAGATTTACCAATAAGAGCTGGAGAACTAGGCAAGGTGCACAGGCATGAACTATCTGGTGCATTGCATGGTCTTATGAGAGTTAGAGCATTTACACAGGACGATGCTCACATATTTATGAGGCCAGAGCAGATTAAGGATGAGATAAAGGGTGTAGTTAGACTTATAGATGAAGTTTATGGAAGGTTTGGATTTAAATATAAAGTGGAATTTTCAACAAGACCAGAAAATTCTATGGGAAGTGACGAAGAGTGGAAATTAGCAGAGAGCTCACTTATAGGTGCTCTTGAGGAAATGAACATGGACTTTAAAATTAATGAAGGAGATGGAGCATTTTACGGTCCTAAAATTGACTTCCATTTAGAAGATAGTATAGGAAGGGAGTGGCAATGTGGAACTATACAACTAGATTTACAGCTTCCACAAAGATTTGACTTAAAATATATCGGCAGTGATGGAGAAAAGCATAGACCTATTGTTATACACAGAGTGATTTTTGGTAGTATAGAAAGATTTATTGGTATTTTAATAGAACATTTTGAAGGCAAATTTCCAACATGGCTATCACCTGTTCAAGTTAAAATACTACCTATATCTGAGTTGTACAACAATTATGCAGAGGTCGTAAAAAACAAGTTAGAGAGGAGTAATATTAGAGTTAGTTTAGATTGTAGGGCGGAAAAAATAGGGTATAAAGTTCGCGAGGCTCGAATTGAAAGATTGCCTTATATCATAGTCATTGGTGAAAAAGAGCAAAACTCAGAAAGTATTTCTCTTAGAAGTAGAAAAAATGGTGATGAGGGCAACTGTTCACTAGAGGCTTTTATTTCAAGAATTACACAGGAGATTGATGGCAAAATTCTAGATAATTAGTGGTATAATGTGAGTTATTAAATATAAATGATTAACACCAGAGGTTTATCACAATTACACTTCTGTTTTCAAATACGGAATGCCACCACACGGAGGGCTTGCAATTGGACTTGAGAGAATCACAGCGCAATTGCTAGGATTAGAAAACGTAAGAGAAGCATCATTATTTCCAAGAGATAGAACAAGATTAGCGCCATAGTGTAAGGAGCAAATAGCCAATAACCCTTAATATATCAGATTATATTAAGGGTTATATGTGTTGTTATTCCCATTGTTGATATCTAGAATGACAGCTTACTTTGTAGCTACAGGATATTTACGGGCAACGAAAATTTCTACTCTTCTGTTCTTAGCTCTGTTAGCCTCTGTAGAATTGTCATATTTAGGATTATATTCACCATAGGCTTGAATTGAAACATTTTTGGGATTAAGTCCTCCTGAATTAACCATATATGTCATAACATTTATAGCGCGAATAGAACTTAAATCCCAATTTGAACGAAACTTCGAATTGTTTATAGGTTTATTATCTGTATATCCTGCAATTTTAATATCGTTATGCAAATTTTTAAGCATGGCTGAAATCTTTAAAAGCAAAGGAGTTACATTTTTTAATACTGATGCATCACCAGAAGCGAAAAGAGCAATAGCTTCTATTGAAATATCTAGTCCATCTTTATTTACAGCAACTTTAATATGACCTGAATAACCATTGTTACTGATTTCTT
Encoded here:
- the thrS gene encoding threonine--tRNA ligase, translated to MKDGTVINSNEEEGRRALRHTASHILAQAVKRLYPNAKLAIGPAIDNGFYYDFDVVEPFTMDTLEKIEVEMRKIVKEDLRLERSVVSRKEALKIMEDKGEIYKIELINDLPEGEELVFFKQGDFIELCAGPHVLSTLKVKAFKLLSVAGAYFRGNEKNKMLQRIYGTAFARKSELDEYLNMLEEAKKRDHRKLGKELKLFALMDEGPGFPFFLPNGVVLKNKLIEYWREIHKKAGYVEIETPMILNKELWETSGHWSHFKENMYTVSIDDEEFAIKPMNCPGGMLVYKSETHSYRDLPIRAGELGKVHRHELSGALHGLMRVRAFTQDDAHIFMRPEQIKDEIKGVVRLIDEVYGRFGFKYKVEFSTRPENSMGSDEEWKLAESSLIGALEEMNMDFKINEGDGAFYGPKIDFHLEDSIGREWQCGTIQLDLQLPQRFDLKYIGSDGEKHRPIVIHRVIFGSIERFIGILIEHFEGKFPTWLSPVQVKILPISELYNNYAEVVKNKLERSNIRVSLDCRAEKIGYKVREARIERLPYIIVIGEKEQNSESISLRSRKNGDEGNCSLEAFISRITQEIDGKILDN
- a CDS encoding flagellar motor protein MotB is translated as MRKKKEHSEEHVDESWLLPYSDMLTLLVALFIVMFAMSQVDKAKLQKVSSQFNIIFSGGTGILQSDSGTIASIDPSSSASSASSLEQNTMISLKNTLDKEISNNGYSGHIKVAVNKDGLDISIEAIALFASGDASVLKNVTPLLLKISAMLKNLHNDIKIAGYTDNKPINNSKFRSNWDLSSIRAINVMTYMVNSGGLNPKNVSIQAYGEYNPKYDNSTEANRAKNRRVEIFVARKYPVATK